A single Mustelus asterias chromosome X unlocalized genomic scaffold, sMusAst1.hap1.1 SUPER_X_unloc_8, whole genome shotgun sequence DNA region contains:
- the LOC144491338 gene encoding uncharacterized protein LOC144491338: protein MTTSQFLLQVLDELSEDEFERFKFHLEDSNDFEPIARGLLEKKARVDVAFLLQKHYSRQARTISRDILLKLPRQDLLERMFGKGDSSHSQARRKRQRPEGRDSSGIAPDCSENEKSPSKKSKAEPKILTDQTLIALAQAMGHSWKQIGIQFLELQSYEIERCESQELTVVMQRFEMLKSWRNREKEKATAHNLHSILSNRECPISSAQLDCLRKDIH from the exons ATGACAACATCCCAGTTTCTGCTCCAAGTCCTGGATGAGCTGAGCGAAGACGAGTTTGAGCGTTTTAAATTCCACCTTGAGGACAGCAACGATTTCGAACCGATAGCCAGAGGTCTCCTGGAGAAGAAAGCTCGCGTGGATGTGGCTTTCTTACTCCAGAAACATTACAGCCGGCAGGCTCGGACAATCAGCAGAGATATCTTGCTCAAACTGCCCAGGCAGGATCTGCTGGAGAGGATGTTTGGGAAGGGAGACAGCAGCCATTCTCAAG cacggaggaagagacagagacccGAGGGCCGGGACTCGTCAGGAATTGCGCCTGATTGTTCAGAGAATGAGAAGTCCCCATCAAAGAAAAGCA AGGCAGAGCCAAAGATACTGACAGACCAAACACTGATTGCACTGGCGCAAGCAATGGGGCACAGCTGGAAGCAGATTGGGATCCAGTTCCTGGAGCTGCAAAGCTATGAAATCGAGCGGTGCGAATCACAGGAGCTGACGGTCGTCATGCAAAGGTTTGAAATGCTGAAAAGCTGGAGGAACCGAGAAAAGGAGAAGGCCACAGCCCACAATCTCCACTCCATCCTTAGCAACAGGGAATGCCCAATCAGTTCTGCACAACTCGATTGTCTTCGCAAAGATATTCATTGA